The genomic interval agggggaggggggagggggaggaggcgggagTAGCAGCAAGGGGCTCGTGCTCagcatggccgacggcgaggaggtgtCCGACCTGTTCCGCGGCGCCACGCTGTGGTGGTCGGTGCACTGCgagcacgacgacgacaaggggcgccgcggcggcggccgctcgTCGCAGCGGCGGTCCTACCGGCTCGTCTTCCACGAGTGCCACCGCGACCTCGTCCGCGCCGCCTACCTCCCCCACGTCCGCGACCAGGGCCGCGCCTTCATGGCCCAGAGCCGCCAGCGCAAGCTCTACACCAACATCCCCAGCTCCCGTTGGGGAGACGACGGGTAATCCAACCCCTCTAATTAATCCTAACGTCTTAATCACTCACACTAattaacacacacacacactcaaCTTCTTAATTAGGTTGttaattagattaattaacactaattgtGTCAGGAGCTACATGTGTTCGCTGTGGACGGAGGTGCCGTTCAAGCACCCGAAGACGTTCGAGACGCTGGCGATGGATCCGGCGAAGAAGGAGGAGATCATCGAGGACCTCGACATGTTCAGGAACGGCAAGGAGCAGCACGCGCGGGTTGGGAAGGCGTGGAAGCGTGGGTACCTGCTGTACGGCCCGCCGGGGACGGGGAAGTCGACCATGGTGGCCGCCATGGCCAACTACCTCGGCTACGACGTCTACGACATGGAGCTCACGTCGGTGCACACCAACACCGACCTCCGCAAGCTGCTCATCCAGACCACGTGCAGGTCGATCATCGTCATCGAGGACGTCGACTGCTCCAGCAACCTGACCGGCCGCCGCAAggccaccgacgacgacgacgacggcggcggcggggacgccAAGGCTTCCAAGAAAGTCAtcgaccgcggcggcggcggcggcggcgacagcaagGTGACGCTGTCCGGCCTGCTCAACTTCATCGACGGGCTCTGGTCGGCGTTCGGGGAGGAGCGGCTGATCGTGCTGACGACGAACCACATCGAGGACCTGGACCCGGCGCTGATCCGGACGGGGAGGATGGACAAGAAGATCGAGATGTCCTACTGCGACTTCGAGACGTTCAAGTCCATGGCCAAGATCCACCTCGACGTCGACGACCACGGCATGTTCGCCGCGGTGAAGGAGCTGCTGCAGGAGGTGGACCTGGTGCCCGCCGACGTCGGCGAGCACCTGACGGCGAAGAACCCCCGAGACGACGTCGACTCGTGCCTCGCGAGGCTGGTGACCGCGCTGCAGGAGGCCAAGGCCAAGATGGATGCCGCGGAACGACAGGACGAGGACAATGGCGTGGTTGTCTGATTCTGATGTGCCGGGCCCAGGAATCGCCTGCAAGAcatggtcgccggcggccagtcaccgccggccgccggcgtccaAGTGGCGCCGGCGCAGGTCGAGCTGGCCCACCCATGTTGACATTTCGTAGAACGCAATCTTTATCAATGGCAATATCGTAGAATTTCATTTTAGTACAATTATACTCGGCTCATCTTTGAGTAGAGTCCAGTACCCAGGACAGGACACTGGAATAACACACCACAAACCAGCAATGATTTTGGTACACAGTTTCGCTCTCATTTCTCTATCTTGAGTGCTAAACTAGGTGAATCCATCGTTGGGATATAATAGTTGTGTTACAGCATGCTGCGATATTATAAGTTAcctatcaaaattttcataggGCCAGGGGGGCCTTTGGGACTCATATTGAGCATTTCTAGAATCTTGAAAACTGTCTCTTGTCATCACCACCTTTTCTCCCGTAGGGATTTGCAGCGCTGATGCCGTGTCTCTTTCCACCCTCCACTTTCCTCATCTTCCTCCGGTGTTTGGATGCAGAGCTCTCCAAATCGATGTTCACCTTTGGTGGGTTCTTGAAACAGAAAGACGCCGCCACATGCTGCCAGATAGAGAGGATTTAGATATTTCTCCCCAAATCAATAATCACTACTGGTAATGTGGCAGTGAGTCTGTCATCCACCAACTATATTGTTTCAAAATAGTCCTATATATTGgtactattttttatctctGAAAATCAAGTTTCTATACTATTCTAAAAGGTAATAGAAGGTAATGGTAGTGGCAATGAATCTGCCATATATCAACTATATTGTTTCAAAATGGTCATGTATATTGGCTCTATCTTTAATCTCTAGAAATAAGTTCAAACAATACTAGCATGCGTCTAATTCATTTCTCCGTATCAAAGCATGTGTATTTAGCTAGTTGCTAGAAAAGAAGGAATTAGTCGTAAACACCAACGTACATTAGATAAACTCAATTCACTTTTCAAGAAACCTACTTCTACTGTATTATGAAAAGAAGGCTAAAAAAGCCACCAGGTTAGTACTAAGGAACCTAGAAATTACCATGTTAATCCAGAAACAAGAAGAAACATTTGGTACAGGTTGATTGATACAGTTGCATACAAGACACATTTGCATGTacactttatttttgtttgaatttattttttttcaacgaaatacaattcttttctttctcaaatAGTTGTATCTAGCTCGGCACAGAATTGCACAAGAAATTCATTTAGTTTAAGATGGTCAATTATCAGCACTTACCTTGCACAAACTATTTTCACACAGAGAGCAAAGTACTACAAATAAACAAGCTAAAATCTActaaaattgaagaaaaatcaACAGGCACTACACTTGACAGCTAAAAAGATTtggaaagtgaaaaaaaatagcatttattgtGAGTTGAATGTCCAATGAAACAAAGCACATAATGGGTAACAATTGATCATGCAAAGGGAAACCTAATATCCTTCAGAAAGAACTTTAATAAGCAGTGTACCTTCAGATCGAGTTTATGAACATCAAAGATGTCTTTCATTGAGTGTGAGTCGTATGCCAAAATGTAGGATCTGTATGCTTCTTTAGCTGACTGATTCAAGAAGTAGTTCTCACCAACAATATTCTCCTGCCCAACAACTTGAGTTACAACTACTAGACACATTTGGAAACAGTGCTGAAACAACTAACCACGAAAAAGCACTTACAAGGTGCGATTGCAAATTTGGAACTTTGTTTTCATTGAACACTAATTCTGTCAGGGAAATCTTAGCAGCCTGCAGGCACCAATATATGACAATGTTTAATTTCACTTAACTTCTGAAATGGAAAACATATTacttatatgtaaaatatattacctTCAGGTAGACAAGAAACTTCAGTTCTTGTGGCAGTAAAAACAAAAGTGCTTCTCCTTTGCCTTTTTCACCACGTGCAGTACGTCCAACTCTGTGAATATAATCCTGAAAGTAAACGAGTACGGCAAAATaagtaaatgaaaataatagaaaactAACTTGGTACATTCAGAATAACCTACCTTTGGTTCATCTGGAGGATCATATTGCACGATGAAATCCTAAACAAGGGTAAACATACTTATATCAGCAGAGGGGGACTCAAACATGAGATATTTGAAGGAAATCACCACAAAAAACTAACCACATCAGGAATATCAAGTCCACGTGCTGCCACATTAGTGCATAGTAAGATACCCTTTTCTGCCTTGCAGAAGTTAAAGAATGTTGTAGTACGTTTCTGCTGCTTTTGTTTTCCATGGATATCAGAACATTCAATCTGGAGGAAATTTAGAAGTTCTGCATGGAACTTGACTGAATTGCACGATGAGAAGAACACCATGACCTTCTtgttctgtttcttttttaggAAAGCATAAAGaaccaaaaacttttttgcaCTATCAATGACACAATATCCTTGCTGTAAGCCCTCAACAGTAGCCTGTAAGAGCATTATGGTTATTATCCTACAAGACATTatgaaaagaagggaaaaaaacccAACATTTCCTTACATTGGTTTCACCATCATCAACACCGACATAAACAGGTTTTGTTGTACTTTCTTCGTTTTTCTCAAATGACAACTTAGCAAATTCTTTAACCTGTGAAATACATCAACAAATTAGTACACTCATCTaaagcaaaaaataacaaaaagttTCAATAAACTGAATAATAAATTCACAAACCTGTTCTGTCTGTGTAGCAGAAAAAAGAACTGTCTGTCTATTCTGCATAGCATAAGTAGtgatttacaaaataaaaacacattATGTCAGCATAGAACTACAACTTATGGTTTGCATATAGTGATAATTGTCAGATGCAGATGATATATACCAGAGGAATGCGTTTAAATATCTGTTTCATATCCTCCTCAAAGTTCTGCTCAAGTAGACGATCAGCTTCATCAATTATAAGgcactacaaaaaaaaaagtagcatgGCAAAAAGGTATGCTTTTAGTCCTGGCCGATAAAGGTTGACCCAAAAGCACAAAATGCATTAGCAAGATAGTGTAGACAAGAGAACAAAAACTGATGATGTGAACAAGTTTATATTGCACTACAAATATGAATTTCGTGGCTCCTCTTCAGTTAGCTCATGTGATGGTCCTAATACCTACACTATTTCCAGAGACAAATTATATCCATCCATTGAACCAAAAGAATAAAATGTGAGTTCCTTTACCTTTAGCCGTCTATATATGAATCCCTTGGTATTCTGAAGATGGTCCAAAAGTCTTCCTGGTGTAGCAACCAATAAATTGACTCCCTTTGCAAGCTGATCTGCTTCACCTCTACGGCCATTACCACCAATAATATACCCAAGAGTTTGTGAATGATACTTCATTAATTCCTTGGCAACATTGTGTGTCTGAGGAAAATATCAATTGTAACACATAAATAAGAACAGAATAATCCATAACTGCAATACACAGGCATATACTGTGAATGGAGTATAGAGACTATTTCCTGATGCAAAACCATACCTGGATGGCAAGTTCCCTTGTTGGGCAAACAACAATAACTCCAGTCCCATTCCTTGGCATGAAATGCGCATGGTGAAGCATCTCGATTGCTGGTATGAGGAAGGCAAGGGTCTTCCCTGAACCAGTCTTGGCCGCACCCATCACGTCCCTCCCTTGCAACAGGTGTGGTATAGACCTGGCTTGAATCTGCGAGCACAATAAACAACAACAATTCCATGTGGTTCAAGCGCAATAAGCAATGATAATTCCATGCAGGCACACCTCTACTAAACTCAATTCAGTTAAAGGCATCCAATTGAGTGCCACATTAACCTACAGAACACCTAAGTGTCACAGAAACAGCTACCAATTCATGTGGCGTTCTGAGAACACTGATTCTATGTGGCACACATCTACTAAACTAACTCGGTTACATGCATCCAATTAGTCATGCAATAAATAATTATCGATTTCTCAGAACTAATAGGATATTTAGCAATTTACTAGCTAATGCAGGTAATGAGAAGCTTTGCGCAGATGCGATGGCATGGTTCGTAGGGAGGTAGGGCGAACCTGGGTTAGGTAGGTGTAGTTCATCTCCCTGATGGCTCTGGCAGTGGGCTCGGAGACGCCGAGCTCTGAGAACAGCATGTTTGTCAGAATCCCCGATCCCCCCTCGctccccttcttcttcctcttcttctccttgctcttctccttcttctccttcttctttccATCGTGTTGCTGTtcctgctcctcctcttccccttcatcttcctcttcctgcTCCTCCATCTGGtccggcgcctcctcctcgtcggccgcgGGGGTGTCGTAGGACAAGTCCTCCGTATCGGagtccggctccggctccggcgtgGGGGCGACGGGCTGCTTCCGCTTCTTCGACCGCTTGGCGGCGCTCGTGGTTGCAGGTGCTGGAGGTGGAGCcatggcagcggcagcggcggcggcgcggcggcgagaggaagTAGGGGGGGTTTGCCTTCTCTAGGGTTTAGGATCTCTCCGCGACGCCGGTGGAGGCGGACGAGGTCTGGTTTTGTTAACTCTTCGTCCGCACGGAGCCACCAGCCCCTACGATAGGGTGTGTCGGATATCTTTGGCAACCTGGGCCTTGTGGCCCAGCCCAACCAACCTGGCATTGGCTACAGCCCAACTTCTCCTGTCGCTTGCCATTTTTGCTTTTGAATCTCCTTTTTGACTCGTGgcttagttcccaaaaaaaattttacaccgTCACATCGCATGtttgaagatatatatatatatatatatatatatatatatatatatatatatatatatatatatatatatatatatatatatatatatatatatatatatatatatataaagtattaaatataaaaaataattacacatatTACGTATAAATCAtaagataaatcttttaagcctaattttACTATGATTTGGCAAAAATACGATGCTaccgtaaacatttgctaatagcggattaattaggcttaataaattcaTCTTATCTTGTAGTTTCCTAacaaaatctataatttattttgttattagacTACGtgtaatttgtttatttattatattatgtttaatactttaaatgtgtatcCATATATCCGATGTAACAACTAAACCTAAAAATTTCCTCCACCTCAACAGGGCCTTTAACAGATGCAAATATGAATAGTAGTTTTGTATGAACACCATTCACGAACAAATAGTTCGCTGCTTAAAGCTTTCTAGGTTTTATGGTAAACTGTCAGTGGTTCAAACTCGCGGGAAAGGGAACAAGAATCACTTTCGTCTGCTAGGGTACGCATAGACtgaagttgcaacttgcaagtgaagcaaaaaaatacacaaattaGGGAAAATAGAATCACAACACGAAAGGCAGCGATACATCCTCGAGCGGCCAAGCCACACCAACAATTGTTACTCATTTAGGCCTCGCGATTTCGCAAGCATATGTAGCCGGGGGTGAAACAACAATGACtcgagaagaagaaaaaatggtaATCTGGCAAGCAAACGCTATCAGTTGATGCGAGCCAGACATCTAGCACACACATTTCACCATGATCTCCACTCAACAGACTGGATCAGCAGAGGAATCCTACCGCTGCACTCATGATGGACCACCTCGTTTCTTCACTGGTTCTTCCAAGTTGGCAGACCGGACGCACCTGCAATCAGGTTGATGCATGAACATCAACCTCTCATGGATGCTCAGTGGCTTATGATAGGTCAACAATGTTACGCAGGATCTGAATCCAGGACATGATCCTCAGCTGCTATCCAGGTGGTCGCCTTTCGCTGTTGCGAGTGTGTGTTTCATCAAAACAGCCAACAGGCGCAACCTCGTTTAGGTCGAGGAATCTTCTCTC from Oryza brachyantha chromosome 3, ObraRS2, whole genome shotgun sequence carries:
- the LOC102700046 gene encoding DEAD-box ATP-dependent RNA helicase 27 yields the protein MAPPPAPATTSAAKRSKKRKQPVAPTPEPEPDSDTEDLSYDTPAADEEEAPDQMEEQEEEDEGEEEEQEQQHDGKKKEKKEKSKEKKRKKKGSEGGSGILTNMLFSELGVSEPTARAIREMNYTYLTQIQARSIPHLLQGRDVMGAAKTGSGKTLAFLIPAIEMLHHAHFMPRNGTGVIVVCPTRELAIQTHNVAKELMKYHSQTLGYIIGGNGRRGEADQLAKGVNLLVATPGRLLDHLQNTKGFIYRRLKCLIIDEADRLLEQNFEEDMKQIFKRIPLNRQTVLFSATQTEQVKEFAKLSFEKNEESTTKPVYVGVDDGETNATVEGLQQGYCVIDSAKKFLVLYAFLKKKQNKKVMVFFSSCNSVKFHAELLNFLQIECSDIHGKQKQQKRTTTFFNFCKAEKGILLCTNVAARGLDIPDVDFIVQYDPPDEPKDYIHRVGRTARGEKGKGEALLFLLPQELKFLVYLKAAKISLTELVFNENKVPNLQSHLENIVGENYFLNQSAKEAYRSYILAYDSHSMKDIFDVHKLDLKHVAASFCFKNPPKVNIDLESSASKHRRKMRKVEGGKRHGISAANPYGRKGGDDKRQFSRF